In Bombus huntii isolate Logan2020A chromosome 3, iyBomHunt1.1, whole genome shotgun sequence, a single genomic region encodes these proteins:
- the LOC126863444 gene encoding probable serine/threonine-protein kinase DDB_G0282963 isoform X3, with amino-acid sequence MKLQEPNVGGSEMASREKKPLAPSKAKQKANNDSGLPSNEIKSRKGKTLSNLKQQQLARDIIEAVATGSQLPPKLEATLPRKKVLRNLKRKQKLRVTKANLIKSKVTRKVTSRNLCRITSDIKKGVRAKRAKLSEENSAKTSDINTKTLENHINEAEGESIGTEGGNRSAKNNLRTKKTKFIPKSSELESEDIVDKDTDSVAGSSTKSSPKLNRKGRSLENLDSLPRGVKSTKFSGFKRNSIKEKDTFIKSEGDIKYTKGRKSTRDIDCTNIRVSKSLLDTKSSIDLTIDEVIASMLSDSEIDNQQGITEKIEGKVTRRKKMLVEENIVPDIEIKKEPDSEDIKITSDGENLETESVQSAIQLRKRSNASISQRSLRNGKLRQADSVISTDLELKKRRRLNSDDPVSSEVSMDNIADSNIDTESCFSESSGNDSQTVMVSTKDELCLKQETLKNFEDSSQVVSEIENNNNSDRVDRTTEIGPTLRSKTKAKSTEIEIKNDNTKGEYTRIIPKNAEVQEELKKTSNLDQVRKDNILAKLSDKSKGRRSSLNIDMKKTVNSFYGTDKSDGNPKSQIDQMIENIKLTIAKSIESKIFGPEKGLGLNKNFEIPKIEEIIAPLSAESQKLGLEDNTDEDKSTISKNEIKSDNSENSVAELKPKVADTAKEIEKLVMGDIELTETHSQNVQESDSSDNDASCNPHNASEAGSVQITEKNDSTCKAMNQQEESNDSSNSAELESKKDVEQVIDDQIKALDDGKRSGLSKKSPKITDKGHLENNETVKKLGRVLNRIAQKSENCEESLETSSKLVSEETASNDESPKNESTNKAASLESSTVCTVIVSKQVQEEVTEEEAKTDQTIEDEAKISANVESDDVETLESISKEVERLVAEDQSSNQLQTSMNEIQYRQESASKTTTDISPLPSTLRITDIEKQKISLAKVDESENSDAQNKPEVIENTKEIEKSEESVSEATQVAKKDKNNCRVPPTSDSTTNFKCTASPVSSDACNPIEDIKKDIDENEKDEKCKSSNDTDNNNAGNNNTEKKVISLKDNSENNDTTIVKEEIEISDNIVEEQKSAGDDNKKRVLRARDKTKKLEKGQASCNKERIEGAPKIKTEEESSQILQSSHNEEDTLNEDLEEKAREMITNDIDDSQNITETDTIELERQARTRRSREVKKRKEDQLNALKNKRPKREIRRYDQQNKEETLLDNEVAKINENNRSFLNKYENGTECATNFRGFSEGVRGSLEKCQDSTDSIRSKSENDLIITKKPSKKRCENRLSRNLSENHVTKQSGNIDILNADCKPVKTPETSQKDSDETSTSGESSSSINITPKILETPEDKAKKESILRLLGLESLEKAAERLSHQKAKKEQYTGTLKTVIRVQKEKEKDKRRSRSPLKMVLKQGRGDGEGDSPENFYTIQKEFGTSGWGDSSSDEDNEDTAPKDRQSLVIPEKSSSFSIHPGRLCADVCCYCFGKFGSLDTPMHLAQMKSDERRKKILIIERHLNKDSCLCDACYRHVDRKANTSPTNMQTKPQKQHRQLMVSKCSARECRDASRHHVKRRWLLKIKAGLQKQVNIDWESSQHTSMSFCASHYSKIERFLTCALCKRRLARNHTHQLANAETEELNQLLGQQGIPVILAAGTFACKLCRYFTQLQLKYKDVENMNTNHKSFFKSYRKRILHYHDIEVLENEDEDSSQNQTKDKDKDKDKRKKTKCSTQPKTGTSKSPDGTTNSASEKSTPEPTKNEEASSEMDNENRTAKTNLNDENVGMDVQFLGIESTVEKLKKRKLLDMHPYTTSDTMISCDNPNEVVEILAMDKEVTLTRLPKRPRTNNDITPVVQRLGANPSISVRTLFPGEEEMNLHANIEFTNVREITPQGWEKCATMIQYDRDTKLLWQELQRPYGNQSSFLRHLILLEKYYRSGDLVLAPNASRNAINYSTSVQNRLISYEGPEKMDEPIMEPIASEYHNSRRLSGGYVLERDKHSLPSTSTPKQPSSTSTTQSIKSSPPRVLKLNPGVSIIKKPPPNLQRLNLPSTSANSANGNVKRKDGQKLPTSSGGKVFHLSEPEFKRLQNLKKQKQQMLTEKQSTSSNGGTGNLSSSANVKSATQYQKAQIAAHTQFQKHLRMQQEMLSRQSRSDFEPLICDVRALANENSPTQNLLHNLNLPKSIQVTTKTSNQIPILPKIPKSLTVIPQTVTRPTEK; translated from the exons ATGAAATTGCAGGAGCCCAATGTGGGTGGAAGTGAGATGGCATCCAGGGAAAAGAAACCCTTAGCGCCTTCCAAAGCAAAACAGAAGGCGAATAATGATTCTGGCTTGCCatcgaatgaaattaaaagtagAAAAGGCAAAACTTTGTCGAATCTAAAGCAACAGCAACTTGCACGGGACATAATAGAGGCTGTGGCGACTGGTAGTCAACTTCCTCCAAAATTAGAGGCAACCCTTCCACGTAAAAAGGTTCTCAGGAATCTTAAACGTAAACAAAAGCTAAGAGTAACAAAGGCCAATTTAATTAAGTCAAAAGTTACAAGGAAGGTGACCAGTAGAAATTTATGCAGAATAACTTCTGATATTAAGAAGGGTGTGAGAGCTAAAAGAGCCAAATTATCGGAAGAAAACAGTGCTAAGACATCTGATATCAACACAAAAACTTTAGAGAATCACATAAACGAAGCAGAGGGTGAAAGTATAGGGACAGAAGGAGGTAATAGAAGTGCCAAGAACAATCTCAGGACTAAAAAGACCAAGTTTATACCAAAAAGTAGCGAATTGGAGAGTGAGGACATTGTGGACAAAGATACAGATTCAGTTGCTGGATCCAGTACCAAGAGTAGTCCAAAACTTAATAGGAAGGGTAGAAGCTTGGAAAATTTAGATTCTTTACCTAGGGGTGTTAAATCAACCAAATTTTCGGGATTTAAAAGGAATAGTATCAAAGAGAAAGACACTTTCATAAAGTCAGAAGgtgatattaaatatacaaaaggaagaaagagtaCCAGGGATATAGATTGCACTAATATAAGGGTTTCAAAGTCACTTCTGGACACCAAGAGTTCTATAGATCTTACCATAGACGAAGTGATAGCTTCAATGTTGAGCGACTCAGAAATAGATAATCAGCAAGGAATAACAGAGAAAATAGAAGGGAAAGTAACAAGGAGGAAAAAGATGTTGGTAGAAGAGAATATAGTCCCGGATATTGAGATAAAAAAAGAACCAGACAGTGAAGATATCAAAATTACTTCTGATGGGGAGAATCTGGAAACAGAATCTGTTCAAAGTGCAATTCAATTGAGGAAAAGGTCGAACGCATCGATTAGTCAAAGAAGTTTGCGGAATGGCAAGTTACGACAGGCGGATTCTGTTATCTCTACCGATTTGGAGCTTAAAAAACGTCGAAGATTGAATTCGGATGACCCTGTTAGTTCGGAAGTTTCCATGGATAATATCGCAGATAGTAATATCGATACCGAATCTTGTTTTTCTGAATCTAGCGGTAACGATTCTCAGACGGTTATGGTATCAACTAAAGATGAACTTTGCTTAAAACAAGAAACACTAAAAAATTTCGAAGACAGTTCGCAAGTTGTATcggaaatagaaaataataacaatagtGATAGAGTAGATAGGACAACCGAGATTGGACCTACTCTTCGTTCGAAAACTAAAGCCAAAAGTACCGagatcgaaataaaaaatgacaaTACCAAAGGCGAATATACACGAATAATACCGAAAAACGCGGAAGTGCAAGAAGAGTTGAAAAAAACGAGTAATTTAGATCAAGTTAGGAAAGATAATATTTTAGCGAAACTTTCTGACAAATCTAAGGGTCGAAGAAGTAGTTTAAACATAGATATGAAGAAGACGGTCAATTCGTTTTATGGTACGGATAAGTCGGACGGTAATCCGAAGTCTCAGATAGATCAAATGATAGAAAATATCAAGCTTACGATCGCCAAATCTATCGAGAGTAAAATCTTTGGGCCGGAGAAGGGTCTCggattgaataaaaattttgaaataccAAAAATCGAGGAGATAATTGCACCGCTGAGCGCGGAGTCGCAGAAATTAGGGTTGGAGGACAATACAGACGAGGATAAGTCTACTATTTCCAAGAATGAGATTAAATCGGACAATTCAGAAAATTCAGTGGCTGAACTGAAGCCAAAAGTGGCCGATACTGccaaagaaattgaaaaactaGTCATGGGTGATATTGAACTAACTGAAACACATTCTCAGAACGTACAAGAGAGCGATTCTTCTGACAATGATGCAAGCTGCAACCCTCATAATGCTTCTGAAGCAGGTTCTGTACAGATAACAGAGAAAAATGATAGCACCTGCAAAGCTATGAATCAACAAGAGGAATCGAATGATAGTTCTAATTCGGCAGAATTAGAGTCTAAAAAGGATGTGGAACAAGTTATAGACGATCAAATAAAGGCTTTGGATGATGGTAAAAGATCTGGTCTTAGCAAAAAATCTCCGAAAATAACGGATAAAGGTCATCTCGAAAACAACGAAACTGTTAAAAAATTAGGTAGAGTATTAAATAGAATAGCCCAAAAGTCTGAAAACTGTGAAGAGTCTTTGGAGACCTCCAGTAAACTTGTTTCTGAGGAAACTGCTTCGAATGACGAGTCACCTAAGAACGAATCGACAAATAAAGCGGCTAGCTTAGAATCTTCAACTGTTTGCACGGTAATCGTGTCGAAGCAGGTACAAGAAGAAGTTACAGAAGAGGAAGCAAAAACAGATCAAACAATCGAAGATGAGGCCAAGATTTCTGCAAATGTGGAATCTGATGATGTAGAGACTTTAGAAAGTATCTCTAAGGAAGTAGAAAGATTGGTAGCAGAGGATCAATCTAGCAATCAACTGCAAACGAGCATGAACGAAATACAATACAGGCAAGAATCAGCAAGCAAAACTACAACAGACATTTCTCCATTACCTAGTACATTACGTATCACAGATAttgaaaaacagaaaataagTCTTGCCAAAGTGGATGAATCAGAAAATAGCGATGCACAGAATAAACCCGAGGTAATAGAGAATAccaaagaaattgaaaaatctgaAGAAAGCGTGTCAGAAGCAACACAAGTTGCAAAGAAGGACAAGAATAATTGCAGAGTACCACCTACTTCCGATTCCACAACGAACTTTAAATGCACCGCGAGTCCTGTTTCTAGCGATGCGTGTAATCCTAtcgaagatataaaaaaagatatagatGAGAATGAAAAGGACGAGAAATGTAAATCGAGTAATGATACAGATAACAATAACGCTGGTAATAATAATACTGAGAAAAAAGTAATTTCGTTAAAGGATAATTCAGAGAATAATGATACAACTATAGTaaaggaagaaatagaaatatcaGACAATATTGTGGAAGAGCAAAAATCTGCTGGCGATGATAACAAGAAACGAGTATTAAGAGCTCGCGATAAAACGAAAAAGCTCGAAAAGGGACAAGCATCTTGTAACAAAGAACGCATCGAAGGTGCTCCAAAAATTAAAACGGAAGAGGAAAGTTCTCAAATATTGCAGAGTTCTCATAATGAGGAAGATACCCTTAATGAGGATTTGGAAGAAAAGGCTCGTGAAATGATCACAAACGACATAGATGATTCTCAGAACATCACTGAAACAGATACTATCGAGTTAGAACGTCAAGCTCGCACTAGACGCAGCAGGGAGGTGAAGAAACGCAAAGAGGATCAATTAAAtgctttaaaaaataaacgacCAAAACGGGAAATACGGAGATACGATCAACAGAATAAGGAGGAGACACTATTGGACAATGAGGTAGCAAAGATCAATGAGAACAATCGAtcctttttaaacaaatatgaAAACGGAACAGAATGTGCCACAAATTTCAGAGGTTTCTCAGAAGGAGTTAGGGGAAGTTTGGAAAAATGTCAGGACAGTACAGATAGTATTAGAAGCAAATCAGAAAATGACTTAATTATCACGAAAAAGCCTAGTAAAAAGAGATGTGAGAACAGATTATCTCGAAATTTATCTGAGAACCATGTGACCAAGCAGTCAGGGAATATAGACATTCTGAATGCCGATTGTAAACCTGTAAAAACACCAGAAACATCACAGAAAGATTCTGATGAGACATCTACGTCTGGTGAATCCTCTAGCAGCATTAATATTACTCCAAAGATTTTGGAAACACCAGAAGACAAGGCGAAAAAAGAGTCGATTCTGAGACTTCTTGGTTTGGAATCTCTGGAAAAGGCTGCTGAGCGGTTGAGCCATCAAAAGGCCAAAAAGGAACAGTACACAGGTACCCTGAAAACTGTAATCCGTGTtcagaaagaaaaggagaaagacAAGAGGCGATCAAGATCACCATTGAAAATGGTGTTGAAACAGGGTCGTGGAGATGGCGAAGGAGATTCACCTGAGAATTTTTACACTATTCAGAAGGAG tttGGAACCAGTGGTTGGGGAGATAGCAGTTCTG ATGAAGATAATGAAGACACAGCGCCGAAGGATCGTCAGTCTCTTGTTATTCCAGAGAAGTCCTCCTCTTTCTCTATTCATCCTGGACGCTTGTGCGCAGACGTCTGTTGTTACTGCTTTGGAAAATTCGGTTCTTTGGACACACCGATGCATCTTGCTCAAATGAAGTCCGATGAAAGACggaaaaagattttaattataGAAAGACATCTGAATAAGGATTCTTGCTTATGTGATGCTTGCTACCGTCATGTAGACAGAAAG GCAAATACAAGTCCAACAAATATGCAAACGAAGCCACAGAAACAACACAGACAACTCATGGTGTCCAAGTGCTCGGCCCGCGAATGTAGAGATGCTTCGCGACATCATGTCAAACGTCGATGGTTGCTCAAGATAAAAGCTGGTCTACAAAAACAG GTGAACATTGATTGGGAATCGAGTCAACACACGTCCATGTCGTTTTGCGCTAGCCATTACTCGAAGATCGAACGATTCTTGACTTGTGCGTTATGCAAACGTAGGTTGGCGAGAAACCACACTCATCAACTAGCTAATGCAGAGACTGAGGAATTGAATCAGTTGCTTGGACAACAAGGGATTCCTGTTATTCTGGCGGCCGGTACTTTCGCTTGTAAATTGTGTAGATATTTCACACAGTTGCAGTTGAAGTATAAGGATGTAGAGAACATGAACACGAATCATAAGTCGTTCTTCAAGAGTTATCGGAAAAG AATCTTACACTATCACGACATTGAGGTTTTGGAAAACGAAGACGAAGATTCTTCTCAGAATCAGACTAAAGACAAAGACAAAGACAAGGACAAAAGGAAGAAAACCAAGTGTAGCACTCAACCTAAGACCGGAACTTCCAAGTCTCCGGATGGTACGACGAATTCCGCCTCTGAAAAATCTACTCCAGAACCCACCAAAAACGAGGAAGCGAGTTCCGAGATGGACAACGAGAACCGTACCGCGAAGACAAACTTGAACGACGAAAATGTCGGGATGGACGTGCAGTTCCTCGGTATTGAAAGCACCGTGGAGAAACTGAAGAAACGCAAGCTGCTTGATATGCACCCATACACAACATCAGATACAATGATATCTTGTGATAATCCCAACGAGGTTGTCGAGATCCTTGCAATGGACAAGGAGGTGACGCTAACCAGATTGCCAAAGAGGCCAAGGACGAATAATGACATCACACCGGTTGTACAGAGACTCGGTGCTAATCCTTCCATTAGTGTACGTACTCTTTTCCCTGGCGAGGAGGAGATGAACCTTCACGCCAATATAGAATTTACAAATGTTCGAGAAATAACGCCTCAAGGTTGGGAAAAGTGTGCCACTATGATACAATATGACAGAGACACGAAACTCCTCTGGCAAGAGCTACAGAGACCATACGGGAATCAGAGCTCGTTTCTCAGACATCTGATACTTCTGGAAAAATATTACAGATCCGGTGATTTGGTGTTAGCCCCGAATGCATCACGGAATGCCATTAATTACTCGACTTCTGTGCAGAATCGTCTAATATCGTACGAAGGTCCAGAGAAAATGGACGAGCCAATAATGGAACCGATTGCCTCAGAATATCACAATTCTCGTCGACTGAGTGGCGGCTACGTTCTCGAAAGGGATAAGCATTCTTTACCAAGCACAAGTACTCCTAAACAACCATCGTCCACCAGTACTACACAATCTATAAAAAGTAGTCCTCCTCGGGTTCTGAAGTTAAACCCTGGAGTGTCGATAATTAAGAAACCACCCCCTAATCTGCAACGACTAAACCTTCCATCTACCAGCGCCAACTCCGCGAACGGTAACGTGAAACGAAAGGACGGTCAAAAACTGCCAACTTCTTCTGGTGGTAAGGTGTTTCACTTAAGCGAGCCCGAGTTCAAACGATTGCAAAATCTAAAAAAACAGAAGCAACAAATGCTCACGGAGAAACAGTCAACCAGTTCAAACGGCGGGACAGGTAATTTGAGTTCTTCGGCAAACGTGAAGTCGGCGACGCAGTATCAAAAGGCGCAGATAGCTGCGCACACACAGTTTCAGAAGCATCTGAGAATGCAGCAGGAGATGCTGAGTCGGCAGAGCAGAAGTGACTTCGAGCCGTTAATATGCGACGTTCGCGCGTTGGCAAACGAGAATAGTCCGACGCAAAACTTACTGCACAACCTGAACCTACCGAAATCAATCCAGGTGACAACAAAGACGTCAAACCAGATTCCGATATTGCCAAAAATACCGAAGTCGCTGACGGTGATACCGCAAACGGTCACTAGACCAACCGAGAAATGA